From the Candidatus Babeliales bacterium genome, the window TTAACAAAGGATTATTGTAACATTGAAGGGTAATAACAAAGAGGCTTTACAGCCGGTAAATGAACGCATTCGTGCGCTTAAGGTGCAACTTATTACGCATGATGGTGAGAATATAGGGATTGTTTCCAAAGCTCAGGCGTTACAAATTGCTCAAGATGCAGGTCTTGACTTGGTGGTCATTGCAGAACAGGGAAAAGATGGGGTTCCTGTCGCAAAAGTGATGGATTTTGGTAAATCGTTGTATGAAAAGAAAAAGAAACAAACGGAAGCCAAGAAACATCAATCGGTTATTCAAGTTAAAGAAATTAAGTTGCGACCAAAAATTGGAGAGCATGATTATCAGACAAAAATGAAGCAATGCATTGAGTTCCTGAAAGAAGGAAAGCGGGTTAAAATAACGCTTTTTTTCCGTGGGCGCGAAAATGTGACTCGTGAAGAACGGGGTAAAGAGTTGTTTGATAAAGTGAATGCGACTCTTGAAGAGCATGGTATGTTAAAGCAGGTTATTCAAGAAAAAGATGCTACACTTGGGCATATTTGGTCGCGTATTTATTATTTAAAGAGTTCTAAATAAATTGTATTAAGTGATGGATTATTATGCCGAAAATGAGATCTAAATCAGCTGTAAAAAAGCGATTTAAAAAAGTTGGAAACAAGAAAGCGATTAAGTGTGCAAGCGCATTTAGAAGACACCTTCTTACAAAAAAATCGCGTAAAACAAAGCGACAATTGCGCAAAACAGCATATATTGATCCATCAGACTTGGGTAGAATACTTAAGTTAATGCCTTATTAAAGTGGTTATTTTAGTTATTTGAGGTTGAACAATGACAAGAGTTAAACGCGGTATAGCGACAAAAAAACGTCACAAACGTCTTTTAAAAAAAACAAAAGGTTTTTGGGGACAACGTAAAAATATTTTTAAGCGTGCACATGAAACATTGATGCGTGCGATGGCATATGCTTTTAAAGGGCGTAAATTGCTCAAAAGAGATATGCGTGCTCTATTTATTGCTCGTATTAGCGCAGCGGTAAAACAAGAAGGTCTTTCATATAGCAAGTTTATTCATAAATTGAATACTGCTAATGTTAAATTGAATCGCAAGATGTTAAGTCAGCTTTCTGTTTTTGATGCGCCTGCATTTAGTGCAGTAGTAACCGCTGTTAGATAAATAATCAAGTAAGTTGCTATTTTCTTGACATGGCTTAATTCCCCTTAATAGACTATCTGCGGTGTTGAAATAGATAGTCTTTAAATACAAGAGGGGGAGTATATGGATAGTTTGCGTATGCTTGAAGAAAAAGTTACTTTTTTAATCGACTCGATACGGGAATTAAAAAAAGAAAACAGTAAACTTATTGACGAAAATCTGCAATTGATGGCAAAAGTAGAAGTTTTGGAATCTTCTTTGATGAAAGAAGATAAGAACGTAGAACAGTTAGAGTTAACAAGAACAGTAGTTGATAATTTAATATACAGCATCGATTTACTAGTAAATAATGAAAAACAGCAATGATAGAGAAGAAAGCTCAAGGTTGTAAAGTACTCATTTTTGGACATGAGTACTCGTTAGTTACAACGGAATCTGAAGATCATATTGTTCAATCTGCGCGGCACGTTGATGCTATTATGCAAGAAATTGCATCGCATGCGGTTGTGACGGATGAGAGAAAGATTGCTGTACTGGCGGCTTTGCGCATAGCTAGTAAGGTGTTAAAACTAGAAGAAGATATAGCAAACAACGTAGCAAAACAGGATCTTATCTCTGCAAAGATAGATCATGAACTTCGGCTTGCGTTTGCCAAGAGTGGGCAAAAAGAGACATTGTACATTAAGTCCTTAGATTAATTTCTAAGGACTTCCTTTTTTCGTCTGAATCCTCCATCCTGCCGTTTTATTCGTTAATTGTATCGATGCCGTTCATTTTTTTTGTGTTTTATAATATAAAAAGAGGTAATATACTGTATATATTACGTTATTGAAATTAAGGAATATAATGATAGGGTTTCAGATACTGATTATGGTGGGAGCCGTCGCTAGCGCCGTATGCGTAGCATTGTTTTTGTATGCGCGCAAAAAGATAGCAGCTGCCAATGATTTATTAAACAAAGCTGATGATCGATGGAAAAATGTAAAGCGTGAAATCGATGCAGAAAGGCGAGAGTCTGCGCTTAAGATTAAAGATGAGATTTATAAAAAAAGGAACGAATTTGAGCTGGAGATGAAAAAGGATCGCCTTGAGCTTGAACGGTTACAGAGTAAGTTAAATAGTAAATATGAAGCTATTGAAAAAAAAGAACAAAATATTGATGAGTTGCGATGGGATTTGCAACAAAAAGAGCGTGCAATATCACGCACAGAAGATACGTTGCGCGCTAACTCTGCAAAGTTAAAAACCTTATATGATGAATTGATTATTAAACTTGAGCGCATCAGTAATATGACGCAGGATGAGGCTCGGGTTGCATTATTTGATACATTGCAGGCAGAGGTTCGATTAGCAAATCAAAAATTAATTCAACGGACTGAAGAAGAAGCGCGGCACACAGCAAAAGACAAAGCAGTAGAGATTATTGTTACTGCAATGCAGCGGTATACAGCTGATCAGGTTGCTCCCCATTCATCGAGTGCAGTACATCTTCCTAATGATGAGATGAAAGGTCGTATTATTGGGAAAGAAGGGCGTAATATTAAGGCGCTTGAGATGGCGACTGGAATGGAGTTTGTTATTGGTGACACCCCTGAGCTCATAACTATTTCTGGTTTTAACCCAGTTCGTCGAGAAGTAGCTCGTCGGTCGTTAGAACGTTTGATTGCAGATGGCCGTATTAACCCTACTCGCATTGAAGAAACGGTCGAGCATATTGAAAAAGAGCTTGATGAGATTATTGAAGAATATGGTCGAGAAACGATTTTAGAGTTTAACCTGCAAGGTGTACATTCAGAAATCGTTACTTTACTTGGTAAATTACATTTTCGTACCAGTTTTTCTCAGAATGTGTTGATGCATAGCAAAGAAGTTGGTGTGTTTTCTCGCATGATTGCAGAAGAATTGGGCCTTGATGGCACAATAGCGTTTCGGTCTGGATTGCTCCATGATATTGGTAAAGCGGTTACCGCTGAGGTAGAAGGTCCGCATGCGATTATTGGTAGTGATATTGCAAAACGATGTGGCGAAGATGCCATTATTGTTAATGCGATTGCTGCCCATCATGAAGAAGTTGCGTTTGCCTCTATTTATGCCCCAATTGTAGTAATAGCCGATACTATTTCAGCATCTCGTCCTGGTGCTCGTCGAGAAACGTTATCAACGTTTATTAAACGACTTGAAAAACTTGAAGAGATCGCGGTTTCATTTGAAGGTATTAAAAAGGCATATGCATTACAAGCAGGTCGTGAAGTACGTATTATCGTTGAAGAACATAAGCTTGACGATGTACAATCGGCGACACTTGCTGCAGATATAGCACGTAAGATTGAAAAAGAGATGACATTCCCTGGGCAAATAAAAGTGAATGTAATTAGAGAACAACGAACCATTGAGTATGCAAAATAAGGTTATAATTACATGAAACGTATGCGCATCTTATTTTTGGGAGATGTGGTCGGTGAAACCGGTCGTATGGTTTTTGAGAAGCATATACAGCAATTAAGACAAGAGCATCAGATTGATGCTCTTGTTGTTAATGGAGAAAATAGTGCTGGAAGCGGTAAGGGCATTACCCCTCAAGTGGTTGAATTTTTCAAAACGAATGGCGTGAATGTCATTACCACGGGTAATCATATCTGGCAAAAATCAGAGATCTATCCTTATTTGCAAGCAAATACCGATTTGCTACGGCCAGCGAACTTCCCCCGTGAAACACCGGGTGTGGGGGTTACCACATTCAACTGTGATGGGGTATTAATTGGAGTGATCAACATTCAAGGTCGAGTGTTTATGCGCGAGTTGCTTGCCTGCCCGTTTCGTACCGTTGAATCTATTTTGATCTATTTAAAAGATAAAACTAATATTATCTTTGTTGATTTTCATGCTGAGACTACTTCTGAAAAGATGGCTATGGGTTTTTTCTTGGATGGAAAAGTTACTGGTATGGTCGGTACTCATACGCATGTCCAAACGGCAGATGAGCGGATTTTACCCGGTGGCACAGCATACATAACTGATTTGGGAATGGCGGGATCGTTAAATTCTATGATTGGTATGAAAAAAGATCCGATTATTAAACAATTGATTTCGCAAATGCCAACGCGATATATGGTAGAAACAGAGCCTCCTTATTTTATGACTGGTGCATGGATTGAGTTTGATGTGCAAACGGGTAAGGCTTTGGCGATTTCTCGGGTCCGTGTAGATGATACAGATGAGATGCAAATTCCTGATTCTCAATAAATGATTTAAAACATATGATTTTGATTCTTATTTTATACATGTTGCTTGCTAGTACTTTTACGATTGGTAAAGCGGTATTACAGTATATTCAGCCAATTTTTTTTATAGCGGTGCGTATGATCTTATCCGGGGGTCTATTGCTGGGATATGCCTACTTATTCGATCGAAGTCACTGGAGGTTTCGTAAGCAAGATCTCTGGGCGTTTTTAAAGCTGGCAACATTTCATATCTATTGCGCATTCATTTTTGAGTTTCTTGCACTCAGAACCATGCTTTCTGCAAAAGCGTGTTTATTATATAGTTTTTCTCCATTTATAACGGCGCTATTCTCTTATCTGATCTTTCGAGAACAATTAAGGTTACGACAAATAATTGGATTGATTATAGGATTTATAGGGTTTATTCCCGTTTTGGCTTCTTGCGCAATGTCAGAAGGTACATCGTTTTTGTGTATATCATCAGCAGAATTGTTATTGCTACTGTCGGTTGTTTCATCGGTTTATGGCTGGATATTATTAAAGGAAGCAATTGATATTGGTGGTTATTCTCCGGTAATGGCCAATGG encodes:
- the infC gene encoding translation initiation factor IF-3 codes for the protein MKGNNKEALQPVNERIRALKVQLITHDGENIGIVSKAQALQIAQDAGLDLVVIAEQGKDGVPVAKVMDFGKSLYEKKKKQTEAKKHQSVIQVKEIKLRPKIGEHDYQTKMKQCIEFLKEGKRVKITLFFRGRENVTREERGKELFDKVNATLEEHGMLKQVIQEKDATLGHIWSRIYYLKSSK
- the rplT gene encoding 50S ribosomal protein L20, encoding MTRVKRGIATKKRHKRLLKKTKGFWGQRKNIFKRAHETLMRAMAYAFKGRKLLKRDMRALFIARISAAVKQEGLSYSKFIHKLNTANVKLNRKMLSQLSVFDAPAFSAVVTAVR
- a CDS encoding cell division protein ZapA is translated as MIEKKAQGCKVLIFGHEYSLVTTESEDHIVQSARHVDAIMQEIASHAVVTDERKIAVLAALRIASKVLKLEEDIANNVAKQDLISAKIDHELRLAFAKSGQKETLYIKSLD
- the rny gene encoding ribonuclease Y; protein product: MIGFQILIMVGAVASAVCVALFLYARKKIAAANDLLNKADDRWKNVKREIDAERRESALKIKDEIYKKRNEFELEMKKDRLELERLQSKLNSKYEAIEKKEQNIDELRWDLQQKERAISRTEDTLRANSAKLKTLYDELIIKLERISNMTQDEARVALFDTLQAEVRLANQKLIQRTEEEARHTAKDKAVEIIVTAMQRYTADQVAPHSSSAVHLPNDEMKGRIIGKEGRNIKALEMATGMEFVIGDTPELITISGFNPVRREVARRSLERLIADGRINPTRIEETVEHIEKELDEIIEEYGRETILEFNLQGVHSEIVTLLGKLHFRTSFSQNVLMHSKEVGVFSRMIAEELGLDGTIAFRSGLLHDIGKAVTAEVEGPHAIIGSDIAKRCGEDAIIVNAIAAHHEEVAFASIYAPIVVIADTISASRPGARRETLSTFIKRLEKLEEIAVSFEGIKKAYALQAGREVRIIVEEHKLDDVQSATLAADIARKIEKEMTFPGQIKVNVIREQRTIEYAK
- a CDS encoding TIGR00282 family metallophosphoesterase; translated protein: MKRMRILFLGDVVGETGRMVFEKHIQQLRQEHQIDALVVNGENSAGSGKGITPQVVEFFKTNGVNVITTGNHIWQKSEIYPYLQANTDLLRPANFPRETPGVGVTTFNCDGVLIGVINIQGRVFMRELLACPFRTVESILIYLKDKTNIIFVDFHAETTSEKMAMGFFLDGKVTGMVGTHTHVQTADERILPGGTAYITDLGMAGSLNSMIGMKKDPIIKQLISQMPTRYMVETEPPYFMTGAWIEFDVQTGKALAISRVRVDDTDEMQIPDSQ
- a CDS encoding DMT family transporter, which produces MILILILYMLLASTFTIGKAVLQYIQPIFFIAVRMILSGGLLLGYAYLFDRSHWRFRKQDLWAFLKLATFHIYCAFIFEFLALRTMLSAKACLLYSFSPFITALFSYLIFREQLRLRQIIGLIIGFIGFIPVLASCAMSEGTSFLCISSAELLLLLSVVSSVYGWILLKEAIDIGGYSPVMANGCSMLLGGIAALCTSLLYEGMPVLYRDVTDTQGPLESLFHGTVDGAIIVGIYTILLILIANVVFYNLYGYLLMQYSMTLLSFAGFTCPLFAAFYGWLFLGEVISSSFIISLISVIVGLTLFYQQELLELERE